Below is a genomic region from Erigeron canadensis isolate Cc75 chromosome 7, C_canadensis_v1, whole genome shotgun sequence.
ttttggCACGAAAATGCTATGAAGAAAAGAAACTAGACGCCATCATCCATACTAGTCTGAAAGAAGAAATTTCACCACATTGTTTGGAAAGGTTTTCAACTATTGCGTATCAATGTTTGCAGATAGATGGCACAAAACGACCATCCGTTGCAAATATAGTGGAAGAACTGGAAATTGCATTGCAATATCAAGTAAGATGTTTCCATCCGTTTCATTTATGATTAATTGGTTATCTGTGTGAAATAGTGAATTTAAAATTAGCTTATGATCCTAGTTTATCGAAAACTTGTAATACGTACAAACACTCGATCTCTTAGAAGTTAGTCGGCTAATGAATGGAAAAATGTAGATGGTTTGCTTGCCCGTGATAATGTCAGGTATATTATGGTATCGTTGGAAGCAATATCATAGTACTATGTTTAAAAATCACACTCAGCCCATTTTAAGCTGTACATTTGATAGGTGGAATATGATTTTGAGAAGGAACAGAAGTTGGAGCAACatgtagagatagagatagactATAACTCCGACAAATACTGGGAGACAAAGCTTCCAAGAGACTGGGAAGTGATGGTAAAGATGTTCAAGATTCCACATGCCATTTGTGCTATAAAAAAGGAACTGTTTGCTCATCTTCAAAAAGGACTTCTTTATGAAAAAGGCAACAAGGTTAAGGCTTCTCTGATCTACATTTCATTAACATGATCGATCATTTAAAAAACATCAAATTAGTTTTCAATCATATAAGTTTCCTTAATTTTTGAGATATGATTCAATGATTCttattgtaaaatatattaCGAGTAGTTAATTTAGACATGTAGGTTTAATGTTAGTTCGAGAATTAAATATGTAAAGTTGAGTTTTACTTGGAGTGCAAGTCAAGTAACCGAGAATGTCTAGGTGTCGAGTTTGTATTAGACTAGGAGTTCCCCGGTCGACTAAATTGTACCATCAAAAAAAACGAATTAAAGCTTGGTAAGTAAACAAGGATAATTCggtctctctctttcttttgtTGAGTCGCATAGAAACAAAAGGCAAAGTAAAGGGTGATATACAATTGGCTAGAATTGGAGTCGTCGGTTCGTGAGGAGAATTCACAACCATGTGCTTACATTAATtacaaagtaattaatttaagcAGCTCAAAGGTGTTTTGTATTATTTAGCTTAGTTAAGTTCGATATTGTTATGGTATTAAGCCTAATAAGAGTTTAACGGTTAAACTAAGGTTTTGTTTAGAGGTCTAAAATTCCTAACACTTATCATTTTATATcatgataaatttaaaattgtaactttttatCTGTAGTTCTTCTGGATAAACGATCACGGAAAGAAATGTGTATTGCTATCAGCAAGAAGCTTTCTAAATCTTGATCTGACGACATGGGTATTCCAACGTGATTTGAGGTATCACTTCCTCCTAGATGAGCTTTCCTCGTCAAACGTATCAAGAAAAAGGATGTTTATATACTTAAACTTGCAGATTTTCAAGGGTAGCCGAGTATCCTTATGGAGACCTATATGACATTAAGTGCCAAATAAAAACTAGCATGTTATCACTTGGTACCATGTATGCAGCTTGTTTGGTGTTCAAATATCGTGGAAAACCCATTGCGGACCAAGTACAATTTGAGATAATGAAAATTGAATGGAAGATGGGTGAGTTGAGTGTACAATCTACTCATTATGCAGAGCAACTATCGGACAACTGGTATAAGATAGAAATGTGGAACTTTACTAATCATTGGCGGGATGCTGATTTTGATATTCTCCTCGAGAAACTCTCATTTCTTCATGATCAAATGAAAACCGATCTCTTGATTCAAGGAATTGAATTTCAAGCCATAGAGATGGCAAGTTTATTTTTCCCAAACAAACTATTTTGGTCATCACTTAATTTCGTTTCAACCCATAGAGATTTGGAGCGAatattcttttcttcttttttttttttactcagtTACAATTTATGTAGGATGTGCGGAATGAAGATACTGAAGCATTTAGAAGTCTTTCTGTGACAAATGAAGGGgatatagatacagatgtaGACGCAAATGATATGTACTGGGAGAAAAAGTTGCCAGATGACTATGAACCTTATATTCAGATGTCGGACAAACCTTTGGACTACACCACAAAAAAGGAACTCTACCTCCACTTTTGTGAAGGTTTCCTATGCAATGATGGCGAATGGGTAACTCTCATCATCCTTCTAGCTCTTCTTGTGCTGAAAATTAATGAACAGAGtatttaaattataaacaaatatcTAAGTTTCAATCTCTTGAAATCTTTGTTACAATTTTCATAATCTAACATTTTGCTGTTATATGTCTAACAGTTGTTATCGTTACACAAATCAACACGGGGGATATGTGTATTATGCTGTAGAATACATGATACATGGCAAGATGATTTGAGGTTTTGAATCTATGAACTACGTGTGATATATCAAACAAAAGTATTATGAtgaaatttgtatattttttccTCCAAGAGTTATGTCTAATATAATTCTCACAACAGGCCTCACTGCCGCTGCTTTACCTTTTATACGAGTCCGCAcatgttttcacctcagcagaTCTACGCATGCTATCTTGTGTTCAAATTTCGAGAAAAACCCACTCAAACAGAGGATATTCTTTTGTTAACTGCCAAGTGCATACTGGATGATATACCTCAAGGTAGAATGTATGCATATATGGGTTATCCTCCGATGAATATACCGATCATCAAACCAAAGAATCATTATGGATGGCACGACTCATCAAATATACCAGCAAATCGAGGACGTGGGATGCTAAAAGGTCACACAGAGCATCTTGTTTATAGTAGGATTGAGGAAAGAAAGGATGGTTGGATGGAGCTCATGGTGTGTAAATCGTTATGCCACTTGGAGGATCATTCTAAGCTGGAGGTGTTTCTATATGATTTCGAGTGCTATACAGTTGAAACCTTGCATGTGAAAGGCATCGAGTTTAGGCCATGTATTGTTTGAAAGATCACTACAGAACAGTATTCATCTGTACGTGTAGCTTATATCGTACCTAGTGTAGCGTAATTTCATTAAGGTTTTGGTCATTAATACCCTTAATAGCTAGGAAAACCTTTTTGAAACGGGCATATTTTAAAGGTGTTTTATCAAAtaagttttcgaaaaaaaaaaatcataaaaccagttaatccggtatttgaaataccggatttaAATTTTTCCCtcgaatccggtatttgaaataccagATTCAAAAAGCAAcattgaatccggtatttcaaataccggattcggACCATGTGTCAGTGTGATGTGACAGGAGCTACAGTGATGAAATACCAGATCCTTTTTTGGAGCTGACTTTTATCATCTTTTTGGACCATGCTATTTATTGTCACATCAAGTCTGTACCATCGTTCTGTACCAGGACCTATGGACCTATCTCTACTAATTTCCTAAGGTAAATGCTAGGTTctcaaaaatgaatataataatGTATGTGATTTTCATATACTAAATCAAGCTATATATGGTTTCAGGCACGTAGGTAGGCTCCTGTCACATCACACTGACACATGGtctgaatccggtatttgaaataccggattcaaaattgttttttttaatccggtatttcaaataccggattcgaGGTCGAAAAGTGAATCCGGTATTTCCAAAACCGGATTAACtggttttgtaatttttttttttcaaaaacttgtttgacaaaacatcCTTAAAATATGACCGTTTCAAAAAAAT
It encodes:
- the LOC122608289 gene encoding uncharacterized protein LOC122608289 isoform X2, giving the protein MVAVKRLDSAFGQGAPEFWKEVMLLSRYKHENLVSLLGFCNEGRENILVYEYLANRSLDLYLSGNDLSWNQRLLICIGAAHGLQFLHHPAEGSQQRVLHRDIKSANILLDQNWKPKIADFGLSKFGPANQQYTYLFSNAVGTMGYCDPLYMQTGYLTKESDIYSFGVVLFEVLCGRLCVENFEDIRKFLAILARKCYEEKKLDAIIHTSLKEEISPHCLERFSTIAYQCLQIDGTKRPSVANIVEELEIALQYQKLEQHVEIEIDYNSDKYWETKLPRDWEVMVKMFKIPHAICAIKKELFAHLQKGLLYEKGNKFFWINDHGKKCVLLSARSFLNLDLTTWVFQRDLRFSRVAEYPYGDLYDIKCQIKTSMLSLGTMYAACLVFKYRGKPIADQVQFEIMKIEWKMGELSVQSTHYAEQLSDNWYKIEMWNFTNHWRDADFDILLEKLSFLHDQMKTDLLIQGIEFQAIEMDVRNEDTEAFRSLSVTNEGDIDTDVDANDMYWEKKLPDDYEPYIQMSDKPLDYTTKKELYLHFCEGFLCNDGEWLLSLHKSTRGICVLCCRIHDTWQDDLRPHCRCFTFYTSPHMFSPQQIYACYLVFKFREKPTQTEDILLLTAKCILDDIPQGRMYAYMGYPPMNIPIIKPKNHYGWHDSSNIPANRGRGMLKGHTEHLVYSRIEERKDGWMELMVCKSLCHLEDHSKLEVFLYDFECYTVETLHVKGIEFRPCIV
- the LOC122608289 gene encoding uncharacterized protein LOC122608289 isoform X1; the protein is MVAVKRLDSAFGQGAPEFWKEVMLLSRYKHENLVSLLGFCNEGRENILVYEYLANRSLDLYLSGNDLSWNQRLLICIGAAHGLQFLHHPAEGSQQRVLHRDIKSANILLDQNWKPKIADFGLSKFGPANQQYTYLFSNAVGTMGYCDPLYMQTGYLTKESDIYSFGVVLFEVLCGRLCVENFEDIRKFLAILARKCYEEKKLDAIIHTSLKEEISPHCLERFSTIAYQCLQIDGTKRPSVANIVEELEIALQYQVEYDFEKEQKLEQHVEIEIDYNSDKYWETKLPRDWEVMVKMFKIPHAICAIKKELFAHLQKGLLYEKGNKFFWINDHGKKCVLLSARSFLNLDLTTWVFQRDLRFSRVAEYPYGDLYDIKCQIKTSMLSLGTMYAACLVFKYRGKPIADQVQFEIMKIEWKMGELSVQSTHYAEQLSDNWYKIEMWNFTNHWRDADFDILLEKLSFLHDQMKTDLLIQGIEFQAIEMDVRNEDTEAFRSLSVTNEGDIDTDVDANDMYWEKKLPDDYEPYIQMSDKPLDYTTKKELYLHFCEGFLCNDGEWLLSLHKSTRGICVLCCRIHDTWQDDLRPHCRCFTFYTSPHMFSPQQIYACYLVFKFREKPTQTEDILLLTAKCILDDIPQGRMYAYMGYPPMNIPIIKPKNHYGWHDSSNIPANRGRGMLKGHTEHLVYSRIEERKDGWMELMVCKSLCHLEDHSKLEVFLYDFECYTVETLHVKGIEFRPCIV